The following proteins are encoded in a genomic region of Maylandia zebra isolate NMK-2024a linkage group LG1, Mzebra_GT3a, whole genome shotgun sequence:
- the sirt3 gene encoding NAD-dependent protein deacetylase sirtuin-3, mitochondrial isoform X1: MASSVSCSLLLLPARLCRSLRSRASWTLSAKGFDQRSSFPSEGATVLSRHARSLCWTQTRGFFSHGGSSSAKQQTLEDIAKSIREQQFKRVVVMAGAGISTPSGIPDFRSPGSGLYDNLQQYDLPYAEAIFEISFFHHNPNPFFALAKELYPGNYRPNLTHYFVYLLHKKGQLLRMYTQNIDGLERLAGIPPEMLVEAHGTFATATCTACLRKYEGEDLRPDVMSGTVPKCPTCKGVVKPDIVFFGEELPRHFFKYITDFPLADLLIIMGTSLEVEPFASLARAVRSSVPRLLINRDLVGPFTWSRRPNDVAQLGDVVSGVQALVDALGWTRELDALMAASTEKSAPKKEE, encoded by the exons ATGGCTTCTTCTGTTAGCTGCTCTTTGTTATTGTTACCTGCCAGACTCTGTCGAAGTCTGCGGTCAAGAGCAAGCTGGACGCTCTCCGCTAAAG GCTTCGATCAAAGGAGCTCGTTTCCAAGTGAAGGTGCAACAGTTCTGTCCAG ACATGCACGATCTCTCTGCTGGACTCAGACCCGAGGGTTTTTCTCCCACGGTGGAAGTTCGTCCGCTAAGCAGCAGACCCTGGAGGATATCGCGAAGAGCATCCGGGAGCAGCAGTTCAAGAGGGTCGTGGTGATGGCTGGAGCGGGGATCAGCACTCCCAGTGGCATCCCAGATTTCAG GTCTCCAGGCAGTGGTCTCTATGACAACCTGCAGCAGTATGACCTGCCTTACGCCGAGGCCATATTTGAGATTAGCTTTTTCCACCATAACCCAAATCCCTTCTTCGCCCTGGCCAAAGAGCTGTATCCAGGAAACTACCGCCCCAACCTGACACACTACTTTGTATATCTGCTTCACAAGAAGGGTCAGCTGCTCCGGATGTACACACAGAACATTGATGGCCTGGAAAGAC TAGCAGGGATTCCTCCTGAGATGCTGGTGGAGGCCCACGGCACGTTTGCCACTGCCACCTGCACCGCTTGCTTGAGGAAATATGAGGGCGAGGACCTCAGA cCCGACGTGATGAGTGGGACGGTCCCCAAGTGTCCCACCTGTAAGGGCGTGGTAAAGCCTGACATCGTGTTTTTTGGTGAGGAGCTTCCACGACACTTCTTCAAGTATATCACAGACTTCCCACTGGCAGACCTGCTGATCATCATGGGCACATCACTGGAG GTGGAGCCTTTTGCCAGTCTTGCTAGAGCTGTTCGCAGTTCTGTGCCCCGTCTTCTCATCAACAGGGACTTGGTGGGGCCGTTCACCTGGAGCCGCCGGCCTAATGACGTCGCACAGCTGGGTGATGTGGTGAGCGGTGTGCAAGCTCTGGTTGATGCTCTTGGCTGGACTCGGGAACTTGACGCTCTGATGGCGGCCAGCACTGAGAAA AGtgcaccaaaaaaagaagagtga
- the sirt3 gene encoding NAD-dependent protein deacetylase sirtuin-3, mitochondrial isoform X3 gives MAGAGISTPSGIPDFRSPGSGLYDNLQQYDLPYAEAIFEISFFHHNPNPFFALAKELYPGNYRPNLTHYFVYLLHKKGQLLRMYTQNIDGLERLAGIPPEMLVEAHGTFATATCTACLRKYEGEDLRPDVMSGTVPKCPTCKGVVKPDIVFFGEELPRHFFKYITDFPLADLLIIMGTSLEVEPFASLARAVRSSVPRLLINRDLVGPFTWSRRPNDVAQLGDVVSGVQALVDALGWTRELDALMAASTEKSAPKKEE, from the exons ATGGCTGGAGCGGGGATCAGCACTCCCAGTGGCATCCCAGATTTCAG GTCTCCAGGCAGTGGTCTCTATGACAACCTGCAGCAGTATGACCTGCCTTACGCCGAGGCCATATTTGAGATTAGCTTTTTCCACCATAACCCAAATCCCTTCTTCGCCCTGGCCAAAGAGCTGTATCCAGGAAACTACCGCCCCAACCTGACACACTACTTTGTATATCTGCTTCACAAGAAGGGTCAGCTGCTCCGGATGTACACACAGAACATTGATGGCCTGGAAAGAC TAGCAGGGATTCCTCCTGAGATGCTGGTGGAGGCCCACGGCACGTTTGCCACTGCCACCTGCACCGCTTGCTTGAGGAAATATGAGGGCGAGGACCTCAGA cCCGACGTGATGAGTGGGACGGTCCCCAAGTGTCCCACCTGTAAGGGCGTGGTAAAGCCTGACATCGTGTTTTTTGGTGAGGAGCTTCCACGACACTTCTTCAAGTATATCACAGACTTCCCACTGGCAGACCTGCTGATCATCATGGGCACATCACTGGAG GTGGAGCCTTTTGCCAGTCTTGCTAGAGCTGTTCGCAGTTCTGTGCCCCGTCTTCTCATCAACAGGGACTTGGTGGGGCCGTTCACCTGGAGCCGCCGGCCTAATGACGTCGCACAGCTGGGTGATGTGGTGAGCGGTGTGCAAGCTCTGGTTGATGCTCTTGGCTGGACTCGGGAACTTGACGCTCTGATGGCGGCCAGCACTGAGAAA AGtgcaccaaaaaaagaagagtga
- the sirt3 gene encoding NAD-dependent protein deacetylase sirtuin-3, mitochondrial isoform X2, translated as MTAPPLWRNNLHTLLRHARSLCWTQTRGFFSHGGSSSAKQQTLEDIAKSIREQQFKRVVVMAGAGISTPSGIPDFRSPGSGLYDNLQQYDLPYAEAIFEISFFHHNPNPFFALAKELYPGNYRPNLTHYFVYLLHKKGQLLRMYTQNIDGLERLAGIPPEMLVEAHGTFATATCTACLRKYEGEDLRPDVMSGTVPKCPTCKGVVKPDIVFFGEELPRHFFKYITDFPLADLLIIMGTSLEVEPFASLARAVRSSVPRLLINRDLVGPFTWSRRPNDVAQLGDVVSGVQALVDALGWTRELDALMAASTEKSAPKKEE; from the exons ATGACAGCGCCTCCTCTATGGAGAAACAACTTGCATACATTGCTCAG ACATGCACGATCTCTCTGCTGGACTCAGACCCGAGGGTTTTTCTCCCACGGTGGAAGTTCGTCCGCTAAGCAGCAGACCCTGGAGGATATCGCGAAGAGCATCCGGGAGCAGCAGTTCAAGAGGGTCGTGGTGATGGCTGGAGCGGGGATCAGCACTCCCAGTGGCATCCCAGATTTCAG GTCTCCAGGCAGTGGTCTCTATGACAACCTGCAGCAGTATGACCTGCCTTACGCCGAGGCCATATTTGAGATTAGCTTTTTCCACCATAACCCAAATCCCTTCTTCGCCCTGGCCAAAGAGCTGTATCCAGGAAACTACCGCCCCAACCTGACACACTACTTTGTATATCTGCTTCACAAGAAGGGTCAGCTGCTCCGGATGTACACACAGAACATTGATGGCCTGGAAAGAC TAGCAGGGATTCCTCCTGAGATGCTGGTGGAGGCCCACGGCACGTTTGCCACTGCCACCTGCACCGCTTGCTTGAGGAAATATGAGGGCGAGGACCTCAGA cCCGACGTGATGAGTGGGACGGTCCCCAAGTGTCCCACCTGTAAGGGCGTGGTAAAGCCTGACATCGTGTTTTTTGGTGAGGAGCTTCCACGACACTTCTTCAAGTATATCACAGACTTCCCACTGGCAGACCTGCTGATCATCATGGGCACATCACTGGAG GTGGAGCCTTTTGCCAGTCTTGCTAGAGCTGTTCGCAGTTCTGTGCCCCGTCTTCTCATCAACAGGGACTTGGTGGGGCCGTTCACCTGGAGCCGCCGGCCTAATGACGTCGCACAGCTGGGTGATGTGGTGAGCGGTGTGCAAGCTCTGGTTGATGCTCTTGGCTGGACTCGGGAACTTGACGCTCTGATGGCGGCCAGCACTGAGAAA AGtgcaccaaaaaaagaagagtga
- the psmd13 gene encoding 26S proteasome non-ATPase regulatory subunit 13, whose protein sequence is MKDVTGYLKQQQSNSPTPELASEWHALEDLYNKRLWHQLTLKLMVFVRDPCFKTGDGIIQLYENFMSDFEHRINPLSLVEILLFVARQMSDQKDAIVFLEKTREKVKSSEEAVILCKTAIGNLRLEINDVPATKKEIEEIEETLNNLPGVTSVHGRFYDLSSKYYRLVGDHAAYYKDALRYLGCVDIRCFPETERQERAFTLGLAGLLGEGVYNFGELLMHPVLESLRNTDKQWLIDTLYAFNAGNVEKFQSLKSAWGQQPDLASQEGKLMQKIQLLCVMEMTFTRPANHRQLTFTEIAQSAKIPVNEVELLVMKALSVGLIKGNIDEVDQKVQMTWVQPRVLDLQQIKGMKERLDFWCDDVKNMAVLVEQQAHDILT, encoded by the exons ATGAAAGATGTTACTGGGTACCTCAAGCAGCAGCAGAGTAACAGCCCCACGCCGGAGCTGGCGTCGGAATGGCACGCGCTGGAGGATTTGTACAACAAAAG ATTGTGGCATCAATTGACTCTGAAGCTGATGGTCTTTGTCAGAGATCCCTGCTTCAAAACAGGCGATGGTATCATACAG ctTTATGAAAATTTCATGAGTGACTTTGAACACAG AATCAATCCATTGTCGCTGGTGGAGATTTTACTGTTCGTTGCCAGACAAATGTCAG ATCAAAAAGATGCCATCGTTTTTCTTGAAAAGACCAGGGAAAAG GTGAAAAGCAGCGAGGAAGCAGTGATTCTCTGCAAGACCGCCATCGGCAATCTTAGACTTGAGATCAACGACGTTCCTGCCACAAAG AAAGAAATTGAAGAAATTGAGGAAACGTTGAATAACTTGCCTGGAGTGACGTCAGTCCACGGCCGCTTTTATGACCTCTCCAGTAAATACTATCGCCTTGTTGGAGACCACGCTGCCTACTATAAGGACGCCTTGCGCTACCTGGGCTGTGTGGacatcagatgctttccag AGACGGAGAGGCAGGAGAGGGCGTTCACGCTCGGCCTGGCTGGACTCTTAGGAGAGGGAGTTTACAACTTTGGAGAGCTG CTGATGCATCCTGTGCTGGAGTCGCTGAGGAACACAGACAAGCAGTGGCTGATTGACACACTATATGCCTTCAATGCAGGCAATGTGGAGAAATTTCAGAGCTTAAAGTCTGCCTGGGGCCAACAG CCCGACCTCGCGTCACAAGAAGGTAAACTGATGCAGAAGATTCAGCTGCTCTGCGTCATGGAG ATGACATTCACTCGTCCTGCGAATCACAGACAGCTGACCTTCACTGAAATCGCTCAGAGTGCCAAAATCCCCGTTAATGAG GTTGAGCTGCTTGTGATGAAGGCTCTGTCTGTGGGCCTGATCAAAGGGAACATTGACGAGGTGGACCAGAAGGTGCAGATGACCTGGGTGCAGCCCAGAGTGCTGgacctgcagcag ATCAAAGGGATGAAGGAGCGTCTGGACTTCTGGTGCGACGACGTGAAGAACATGGCCGTGCTGGTGGAGCAGCAGGCCCACGACATCCTCACCTGA